A part of Candidatus Electrothrix aestuarii genomic DNA contains:
- a CDS encoding Jag N-terminal domain-containing protein: MVTKKDFYGGTVTDAIAEACQEFSTSQEGLDIEILETGSSGIFGLCRKKAHIRVAKKEDAASSAVEAESASKSTPQKSTQKDAQESSRAEQEKKSIAPQALQNEERSEEGTEKRAPQSKTARENSRKNSGRKNSKKPAPRPERRRDEGLPPPELPSDEVLAGIQEDISAMLSIMGFPSTVTVTLENYTVACHISDDYEDELVGKEGRTLDSLQYLLRKITSRRLPERIMLSLDVGTYRERRAEELKELALELAAQVREEGKTQAIPALNPSERRVVHMVLQDDHTIRSRSVGAGLFKKVLIYKPGRKKPYARKGKGKKEQQGERASDK; this comes from the coding sequence GGCACGGTCACCGATGCCATTGCCGAGGCTTGTCAGGAATTTTCAACTTCTCAGGAAGGGTTGGATATTGAAATTCTTGAGACCGGATCATCGGGTATTTTTGGATTGTGCCGAAAAAAGGCGCATATCCGCGTAGCGAAGAAAGAGGATGCGGCCTCTTCAGCCGTAGAGGCGGAGAGTGCGAGCAAATCAACTCCTCAAAAGAGCACTCAAAAGGATGCTCAGGAAAGCAGCAGAGCTGAGCAGGAAAAGAAGAGCATAGCACCTCAAGCACTCCAAAATGAGGAGCGCAGCGAAGAGGGCACAGAAAAAAGAGCTCCTCAGTCGAAAACAGCACGGGAGAACTCCCGCAAAAACAGTGGGCGGAAAAACAGTAAGAAACCAGCTCCTCGACCGGAGCGACGCAGAGATGAGGGCTTACCTCCTCCTGAGCTGCCTTCTGATGAAGTCCTGGCCGGAATTCAGGAAGATATTTCCGCCATGCTCAGCATCATGGGTTTTCCCTCAACAGTGACCGTCACCTTAGAAAATTATACGGTTGCCTGTCATATCAGTGATGATTATGAGGATGAGCTTGTGGGCAAAGAGGGCAGAACCTTGGACAGCCTGCAATATCTCTTGCGTAAAATTACCTCCAGACGCCTTCCAGAGCGGATTATGCTTTCCCTGGATGTGGGAACCTACCGGGAACGACGTGCAGAGGAATTGAAAGAACTGGCCCTTGAGCTTGCTGCTCAGGTCCGGGAAGAGGGGAAAACCCAGGCAATCCCAGCCTTAAATCCTTCGGAACGTCGGGTCGTGCATATGGTGTTACAGGATGATCATACCATCCGGAGTCGTTCTGTGGGGGCAGGCCTGTTTAAGAAGGTGCTGATTTATAAGCCTGGCCGAAAGAAACCTTATGCGCGCAAAGGGAAGGGAAAAAAAGAGCAACAGGGCGAGCGTGCTTCCGACAAGTGA
- the mnmE gene encoding tRNA uridine-5-carboxymethylaminomethyl(34) synthesis GTPase MnmE, giving the protein MRAKGREKKSNRASVLPTSDETIAAIATAPGIGGIGVIRISGPESAAILGRLFVPQRSAALQEDGLLPSHRLCYGTVKDRHGAVLDEVMAVFMRAPHTYTREDVVEIQCHGSYLVLQAILAEILLVGARAAEPGEFTKRAFLAGRIDLTQAEAVIDLLQAQSMGGVELAVSQLRGELYERISAIRDALIELLAVVELALDFPDDETDILVADRLLNQMQMQVEQPLQFLLALADQGRVIREGVKAVIVGRPNVGKSSLLNQLLQEERALVTEIPGTTRDTIEELIAVQGIPVHLVDTAGIREHEDAVEELGIERARQKMREADLVLFVVDASRGLSSIDKELYISLDDRKRIAVLNKKDIADQELAQELSSFFAAVPQVWTAAKAGEGISELRDAIYQAIVGEREEMSEGISCAPNLRHKMILEKTLSACVQARQTLAMGGPADLLAVDLRLALDYLADIVGLTTPDDVLDVLFSRFCIGK; this is encoded by the coding sequence ATGCGCGCAAAGGGAAGGGAAAAAAAGAGCAACAGGGCGAGCGTGCTTCCGACAAGTGATGAGACCATAGCCGCTATTGCCACGGCACCAGGTATTGGCGGTATCGGTGTTATTCGCATCAGCGGCCCGGAATCTGCTGCAATCCTGGGCAGACTTTTTGTTCCGCAGAGGTCGGCAGCCCTGCAAGAGGATGGCCTGCTGCCGAGCCATAGACTTTGCTATGGGACGGTCAAAGACCGGCATGGGGCTGTGCTTGATGAGGTTATGGCTGTTTTCATGCGGGCTCCTCATACCTATACCCGGGAGGACGTTGTTGAGATACAATGTCACGGCAGTTATCTGGTCTTGCAGGCTATACTGGCCGAGATCCTGCTGGTCGGGGCCCGTGCTGCTGAACCGGGTGAATTCACCAAGCGAGCTTTTCTTGCTGGCCGCATTGATCTGACTCAGGCTGAAGCGGTGATTGACCTGCTCCAGGCCCAGAGCATGGGCGGGGTTGAGCTGGCGGTCAGTCAGTTGCGCGGAGAGCTGTATGAGCGGATTAGTGCCATCCGTGATGCCCTTATTGAGCTTCTGGCTGTTGTTGAGCTCGCCCTGGATTTCCCTGATGATGAGACAGATATTCTGGTTGCTGATCGTTTGTTGAACCAGATGCAGATGCAGGTGGAGCAGCCGCTCCAGTTCCTGCTTGCTTTGGCAGATCAGGGCCGGGTAATTCGTGAAGGGGTGAAAGCGGTTATTGTCGGGCGTCCTAATGTGGGTAAGTCCAGCCTGCTGAATCAGCTTCTTCAGGAAGAACGGGCCTTGGTGACTGAGATTCCCGGGACTACCCGAGATACCATAGAAGAGCTGATTGCTGTGCAGGGAATTCCTGTGCATCTGGTTGATACAGCAGGTATTCGGGAGCACGAGGATGCTGTGGAGGAGCTGGGTATAGAGCGGGCCCGCCAGAAGATGCGGGAGGCTGATCTGGTCCTCTTTGTTGTTGATGCCAGCCGGGGCCTGAGCTCTATTGATAAGGAATTATACATATCCCTGGATGATCGCAAGCGGATTGCTGTCCTGAATAAAAAGGATATTGCGGATCAGGAGCTGGCCCAGGAACTGAGCAGCTTTTTTGCTGCTGTGCCCCAGGTCTGGACTGCGGCCAAGGCTGGAGAAGGTATTTCGGAGTTACGAGATGCCATATATCAAGCGATAGTCGGTGAAAGGGAAGAAATGAGTGAAGGAATTTCCTGTGCGCCGAATCTTCGCCATAAGATGATTCTGGAAAAAACACTGAGCGCCTGTGTCCAGGCAAGGCAGACCCTGGCAATGGGAGGGCCTGCTGATCTGCTGGCTGTTGATCTGCGGCTAGCCCTGGACTATCTTGCTGATATTGTCGGCTTGACCACACCTGATGATGTTCTTGATGTGCTTTTCAGTCGCTTCTGCATCGGAAAATGA
- the thiS gene encoding sulfur carrier protein ThiS — MEIRLNGESRFIDKVTKMSVAGLLEMEQVASPEMVAVQLNGEIVDRSTYHNTMIVDRNEVDFLYFMAGG, encoded by the coding sequence ATGGAGATCAGGTTAAATGGAGAATCTCGTTTTATTGATAAGGTAACGAAGATGAGCGTTGCCGGTCTGCTGGAAATGGAGCAGGTTGCTTCCCCGGAGATGGTGGCTGTGCAGCTGAACGGCGAGATTGTTGATCGGAGTACCTATCATAACACTATGATTGTGGACAGAAACGAGGTCGATTTCCTATATTTCATGGCAGGTGGTTGA
- a CDS encoding HesA/MoeB/ThiF family protein codes for MVQLTDKQLERYSRHIILQEVGPEGQEKLLNAKVLVVGTGGLGSPNSLYLTAAGVGTVGIVDADVVDASNLQRQIAHSTKDLDRPKVESAAEKMRALNPDVTVKPYLMYLDASNINEIIREYDFVIDGSDNFATKFLVNDACVLAGIPFSHGGILRFNGQTTTVLPGQTACYRCSFREPPPNPVGCSRAGVLGAVAGMLGTIQAAEALKFITGAGTLLTDALLTFDAATMNFRRVNLKKRSDCPVCGENPTITNLEEHVLVAACGSTD; via the coding sequence ATGGTGCAATTAACCGACAAGCAGCTGGAACGATACAGTCGTCATATCATCCTTCAGGAAGTTGGGCCGGAAGGACAGGAGAAATTACTGAACGCAAAGGTGCTGGTTGTCGGCACAGGTGGGCTGGGCTCCCCGAATTCGCTCTATCTGACCGCAGCTGGGGTCGGTACTGTTGGTATTGTTGACGCTGATGTGGTTGATGCTTCCAATCTGCAACGACAGATAGCCCATTCGACCAAGGATCTGGATCGTCCCAAGGTAGAATCTGCTGCCGAGAAAATGCGGGCGCTCAACCCTGATGTCACCGTCAAGCCCTATCTCATGTATTTAGATGCCTCAAATATTAATGAGATCATCCGCGAATATGATTTTGTCATTGATGGCAGTGATAATTTCGCAACCAAATTTCTTGTGAACGATGCCTGTGTTCTGGCTGGCATTCCATTTTCTCACGGTGGTATTCTTCGTTTTAATGGGCAGACAACCACGGTGCTTCCTGGGCAGACCGCCTGTTATCGCTGCTCGTTCAGAGAGCCGCCGCCAAATCCGGTCGGGTGCTCCCGAGCTGGAGTGCTGGGAGCTGTAGCTGGAATGCTGGGCACGATTCAGGCTGCTGAGGCCCTCAAATTCATAACCGGTGCAGGAACTTTGCTCACAGATGCCCTGCTGACCTTTGATGCGGCAACAATGAATTTCAGGCGGGTGAATTTGAAAAAACGCTCGGATTGCCCTGTCTGCGGAGAAAATCCCACGATTACAAATCTTGAGGAGCATGTCCTGGTGGCGGCCTGCGGTTCCACCGACTGA
- a CDS encoding M67 family metallopeptidase — translation MHRGQEQSLPPTASSSFMELKITEQVLTGLMAHSREAAPHEACGYLAERNGVVVQMFPLTNIDQASDHFTMDPVEQFQAVREMREQGLKLRAVYHSHPETPARPSAEDIRHAADPHISYLIISLLAGVDPVRSFRIQQGIVEEEIVRPVA, via the coding sequence GTGCATAGGGGGCAGGAACAGAGCCTGCCCCCTACTGCTTCTTCTTCCTTCATGGAGCTGAAAATAACAGAGCAGGTTCTTACTGGCCTGATGGCCCACAGCAGGGAGGCTGCTCCTCATGAGGCCTGTGGTTATCTGGCAGAGCGAAATGGCGTGGTTGTGCAGATGTTTCCTCTGACCAATATAGATCAGGCCTCTGATCATTTCACTATGGACCCGGTAGAACAATTCCAAGCTGTCAGGGAAATGCGAGAGCAGGGTCTGAAACTGCGGGCTGTTTATCATTCACATCCTGAGACTCCGGCCCGTCCTTCAGCGGAAGACATCCGTCATGCTGCTGATCCTCATATCAGTTATCTTATTATCTCTCTTTTAGCCGGTGTGGACCCGGTTCGTTCTTTTCGTATTCAACAGGGAATTGTTGAGGAAGAGATCGTCAGGCCAGTTGCTTAG
- a CDS encoding sulfurtransferase TusA family protein, translating to MMHYALPPSLDDDIVRFEQDFAEFRGGRLHKTAFTAKRVKMGVYLERDRSSYMCRIRCSGNIITPKQLAGVASLAKIYGKGQICVTTRAEVQLHRIEEQDVIPVLRKLKEIGLSCKGGGGNTVRNIIANYDSGVSSKEVFDVQPCLQALAERLLRESDSWDLPRKMKIGFCSLTEEDSLGFVQDIGFIAHLNADGKEGFRVYIGGGLGAHPKVGVQLHEFIPQEEVYNVVRAVKNMFHLYGNRRNKHRNRLKFLLHDDLGPSAFRTYYRQELNKVLEMGYPKLDVLPLDNEKNVGRDIPLEPEKEDSDDFRTWKKRHVVNQRQKGLCRIRLSLFLGNLQGDDCIALEKFSRPFGENILRFGTDQNMYLVNIPEKYLANVYKEIVGYSALSDKPMLYGNLVSCSGSQGCQAGLTAPKAVTEATFKYLDTVAAADFCPPNDIMIRISGCPNSCSNHWIADLGFYGKVRRVEGHMIPTYNVLGNGGMFGGILRIAEKIGWVHAYDLPRFITEVMRRYANFKEQSETIVDFHDYWRSGGRDIISELCTSGYNDIPSFAEDKNYYFDHGADELFSLKNLGHEECSAGIYDIINVDDKLVRKNLMQLAVEKHPTDENLETLLQGILFHGARMLLVTRGEEAKTEADVYTLFTRHFLDTGLIAEAHRPLLLSACQGKSDSLCEQKEQVIAFGEDITTLYKNMDDTMRFPGERENMMVQAAKKHDDPLTPPLGQRRRPNKFKDLSGVQCPLNFAQVKVQLFAMSPGEVLEVILDDGTPIENVPESVKSEGHTILCQEKTGEQWSVLIQKS from the coding sequence ATGATGCACTATGCGTTGCCGCCATCTTTAGATGACGATATTGTCCGTTTTGAACAGGATTTTGCCGAATTCAGAGGTGGGCGACTCCATAAAACTGCCTTCACTGCGAAGCGGGTGAAAATGGGGGTTTACCTGGAGAGAGATCGGTCCAGCTATATGTGCCGTATCCGTTGCAGCGGCAATATCATAACCCCAAAACAGCTTGCTGGCGTTGCCTCCCTTGCCAAGATATACGGCAAGGGCCAGATTTGTGTAACCACACGGGCTGAAGTCCAGCTTCACAGGATTGAGGAGCAGGATGTGATTCCGGTCCTCCGAAAGCTGAAAGAGATCGGTCTGTCCTGTAAAGGAGGCGGTGGCAATACGGTCCGCAATATCATTGCGAATTATGATTCCGGGGTCAGTTCCAAGGAAGTTTTTGATGTACAGCCCTGTTTGCAGGCCTTGGCAGAGCGCCTGCTCCGCGAGTCGGACAGCTGGGACCTGCCGAGGAAAATGAAGATAGGCTTCTGCTCTTTGACTGAAGAGGATTCCTTGGGTTTTGTCCAGGATATCGGATTTATTGCCCACCTGAACGCCGACGGCAAGGAAGGATTCAGAGTCTACATCGGAGGAGGACTGGGGGCGCATCCTAAGGTTGGTGTACAACTCCATGAATTTATCCCCCAGGAAGAAGTCTATAATGTGGTCAGAGCAGTAAAGAATATGTTCCATCTCTATGGAAACCGAAGAAATAAGCACCGCAACCGCCTCAAATTTCTCCTTCATGACGACCTCGGCCCCTCAGCTTTTCGTACCTATTATCGCCAGGAATTGAATAAGGTCCTTGAGATGGGTTATCCCAAGTTGGATGTTCTTCCTCTTGATAATGAGAAAAATGTGGGACGGGATATTCCCCTGGAGCCTGAGAAAGAGGACTCGGATGATTTCCGAACCTGGAAAAAGCGCCATGTGGTCAATCAGCGACAGAAGGGACTCTGTCGGATTAGACTCTCTCTTTTTTTAGGCAATTTGCAGGGAGATGATTGCATAGCCCTGGAAAAATTTTCCCGGCCTTTTGGGGAGAACATCCTGCGCTTTGGTACAGATCAGAATATGTACCTGGTAAATATTCCAGAAAAATACCTGGCAAATGTCTACAAAGAGATTGTAGGATACAGTGCCTTGAGTGATAAACCCATGCTCTATGGGAATCTGGTTTCCTGTTCCGGCAGTCAGGGCTGTCAAGCCGGTCTCACAGCTCCCAAGGCAGTTACAGAGGCTACGTTTAAATATCTTGATACCGTGGCAGCAGCAGATTTTTGTCCGCCCAATGATATTATGATCCGGATCAGCGGCTGCCCGAATTCCTGCAGCAATCACTGGATAGCAGACCTCGGTTTTTACGGAAAGGTGCGGCGGGTGGAGGGGCATATGATTCCCACCTATAATGTACTGGGGAACGGGGGTATGTTCGGAGGTATCTTACGAATTGCTGAAAAAATCGGCTGGGTTCATGCCTATGATCTGCCACGCTTTATCACAGAAGTTATGCGTCGGTACGCGAATTTTAAGGAGCAGTCCGAGACCATAGTTGATTTTCATGATTACTGGCGTAGCGGGGGCAGGGATATTATCAGCGAACTCTGTACCTCTGGGTATAATGATATCCCTAGCTTTGCCGAAGACAAGAATTATTATTTTGATCATGGCGCTGATGAGCTCTTTTCCCTAAAAAATCTCGGGCACGAAGAGTGCTCAGCTGGTATTTATGATATCATCAATGTTGATGATAAGCTTGTCAGGAAAAATCTGATGCAGCTGGCAGTGGAGAAGCACCCCACAGATGAAAACCTGGAGACCCTGTTACAGGGTATTCTTTTTCATGGGGCTCGTATGCTGCTTGTTACTCGGGGAGAGGAGGCAAAAACAGAGGCGGATGTCTATACCCTCTTTACTCGCCATTTCCTTGATACCGGTTTGATCGCTGAGGCACATCGGCCATTATTGCTCTCAGCCTGCCAGGGGAAATCAGACAGTCTGTGCGAGCAAAAAGAGCAGGTCATCGCATTCGGTGAGGATATCACCACCCTGTATAAGAACATGGATGATACCATGCGCTTTCCTGGTGAGCGGGAAAATATGATGGTCCAAGCTGCGAAAAAACATGACGACCCCCTGACACCTCCTCTTGGTCAAAGAAGGCGGCCTAACAAGTTTAAGGATTTGAGCGGTGTGCAATGTCCCTTGAATTTTGCCCAGGTCAAGGTGCAGCTTTTTGCTATGAGCCCAGGCGAAGTCCTCGAAGTTATCCTGGATGATGGCACGCCAATTGAAAATGTTCCTGAATCTGTGAAATCAGAGGGACATACTATACTTTGTCAGGAAAAAACTGGCGAACAATGGTCTGTGTTGATTCAGAAGTCCTGA
- the sucC gene encoding ADP-forming succinate--CoA ligase subunit beta has protein sequence MKLHEYQAKELFSRYGLPIPEGRLAKTPEKAMEHVGRRGFPIAIKAQVHTGGRGKSGGILIASNLEDAREAVYSIHGMTLHTAQTLGKGIKVNKLLLEKTIDIDREFYLSILPEPATASFLIIASAEGGMDIEEVAATQPEKILQIRVDPLLGLQAYQVRRMAFFLGLTGELLRPFSSLLKGLYQAVVENDLLLAEINPLALTVDGELFLVDAKAEVDANALFRQKEVAALYDNSEDDPLEVEARKHKLNYIRLDGNIGTIVNGAGLAMASMDIIQQAGAEPANFLDVGGGANEEMIASGFQILLSDPQVEAILINIFGGILRCDILATGVVEAARKTGLQLPVVVRMEGTNAEQGRKILAESGLDLISAEDIDDAVQKLREMTGSTGGGEGK, from the coding sequence ATGAAGCTGCATGAATATCAGGCTAAGGAGTTGTTCAGCCGCTACGGCCTGCCGATACCAGAAGGTCGCTTGGCGAAAACACCGGAAAAGGCAATGGAACACGTCGGAAGACGTGGTTTTCCCATCGCTATTAAAGCCCAGGTCCATACAGGTGGTCGGGGGAAATCCGGTGGTATCCTTATTGCCTCTAATCTGGAGGACGCCCGTGAGGCGGTGTATTCCATCCACGGTATGACTCTGCACACGGCCCAGACCCTTGGTAAAGGTATAAAGGTCAATAAGCTCCTCCTGGAAAAGACCATTGATATTGACCGGGAATTTTATCTCTCCATCCTGCCGGAGCCTGCAACCGCCTCTTTCCTTATCATTGCCTCGGCAGAAGGGGGCATGGATATTGAGGAGGTGGCAGCAACCCAGCCGGAAAAGATCCTTCAGATCCGGGTTGATCCTCTGCTTGGACTTCAGGCCTACCAGGTGCGTAGGATGGCATTTTTTCTTGGTTTGACAGGAGAACTTTTGCGTCCATTCTCTTCTCTCCTCAAGGGGCTTTATCAGGCAGTGGTGGAGAATGACCTCTTGTTAGCTGAAATTAATCCACTTGCCCTGACTGTAGATGGTGAGTTGTTCCTGGTTGATGCCAAGGCGGAAGTGGATGCAAATGCCCTGTTTCGGCAAAAGGAAGTGGCTGCTCTCTATGATAACTCCGAAGATGATCCCCTGGAGGTAGAGGCGCGCAAGCATAAGTTGAACTACATCAGGTTGGATGGTAATATCGGGACCATTGTCAACGGTGCCGGGCTAGCTATGGCCAGCATGGATATCATCCAGCAGGCCGGGGCAGAACCGGCTAATTTTCTCGACGTAGGAGGCGGGGCCAATGAGGAGATGATTGCCAGCGGGTTCCAGATCCTGCTTTCAGATCCCCAGGTGGAGGCCATTCTGATTAATATTTTCGGAGGAATCCTGCGTTGTGATATTCTGGCCACCGGTGTTGTCGAGGCAGCGCGTAAGACCGGACTGCAACTGCCTGTTGTGGTGCGCATGGAAGGGACCAATGCAGAGCAGGGAAGAAAAATACTGGCTGAATCCGGGTTGGATTTGATAAGCGCCGAAGATATTGATGATGCTGTGCAGAAACTCCGGGAGATGACAGGGAGTACTGGTGGAGGGGAAGGAAAATGA
- the sucD gene encoding succinate--CoA ligase subunit alpha, with product MSILVNQDTRLLVQGITGKEGQFHALQCLEYGTKVVAGVTPGKAGQNVAGIPVFNTVFDAVQATGANASMIFVPPAFAADAILEAADAGVGLIVCITEGIPIHDMLRVRRALQGSTSRLIGPNCPGIITPGACKVGIMPGFIHKPGSIGVISRSGTLTYEVVDQLSKAGLGQSTCIGIGGDPVNGTGFIDCLAAFAQDEQTTGIVMLGEIGGTAEEEAAAYIQAQVDKPVAGFIAGLTAPPGRHMGHAGAIVSGSRGSAAAKIKALEEAGVHICQDLGRLGRFCAEIFSG from the coding sequence ATGAGTATTTTGGTTAATCAGGATACCCGGCTTCTTGTCCAGGGAATCACCGGGAAAGAAGGACAGTTCCATGCCCTGCAATGCCTTGAATACGGCACCAAGGTAGTGGCCGGAGTTACGCCGGGTAAGGCAGGGCAGAATGTTGCTGGAATTCCGGTTTTTAATACAGTGTTTGATGCAGTTCAGGCAACCGGAGCCAATGCCTCGATGATTTTTGTTCCGCCTGCCTTTGCTGCGGATGCCATCCTGGAGGCGGCAGATGCCGGTGTTGGCCTGATTGTCTGTATCACCGAAGGGATCCCGATTCATGATATGCTACGGGTGCGTAGAGCGCTGCAGGGAAGCACCAGCCGTCTGATCGGTCCTAATTGTCCTGGTATCATTACTCCGGGAGCATGTAAGGTCGGTATTATGCCTGGTTTCATCCATAAGCCCGGCTCCATCGGGGTGATTTCTCGCTCCGGTACCCTGACCTATGAAGTGGTTGATCAGCTGAGCAAGGCTGGCTTGGGACAGTCCACCTGTATCGGTATTGGTGGTGATCCGGTGAACGGCACTGGTTTTATAGACTGTCTTGCCGCCTTTGCCCAGGATGAGCAGACCACCGGGATTGTTATGCTGGGAGAGATCGGCGGCACAGCTGAGGAAGAGGCTGCTGCCTATATCCAGGCTCAGGTCGATAAACCGGTGGCAGGCTTTATTGCCGGGCTGACTGCTCCTCCAGGGCGCCATATGGGCCATGCCGGTGCTATCGTTTCCGGCTCTCGGGGTAGTGCTGCGGCAAAGATCAAGGCTCTGGAAGAGGCTGGCGTGCATATCTGCCAGGATCTGGGGCGGCTGGGGCGGTTTTGTGCTGAGATTTTTTCCGGGTAG
- a CDS encoding rhomboid family intramembrane serine protease, with protein sequence MMEQAEGQPPSHISAEAEGAGEDTWVLVAKGGRGDIADWSLVLSAVGIDQQLDARTGVILTRKRDAAEAMQELQSFCEENKYWPPPPTAVRPAVRTGNPPTLLMFGGMIIFHWLTGPWVKDNPWFEAGAVQSPAILELGEWWRLTTALTLHADQVHLVGNCVIGGVIVHLLCKAVGYGMGWFVLLLAAMTGNFFNIVFRDMPHYSVGFSTAVFAAVGILCGRQLNNSASTMIRQLVLPLGAGVGLLAMLGSEGERTDLGAHLFGLASGLLYGLFLQRTDLDLLGSRRGLQLGLFLLALLLVVFSWLLASGGEYPIFPLDPLSGIRQ encoded by the coding sequence ATGATGGAGCAAGCAGAGGGGCAACCTCCTTCACATATCTCTGCTGAGGCCGAGGGTGCTGGGGAAGATACCTGGGTACTTGTGGCCAAGGGTGGAAGGGGAGATATCGCAGACTGGTCTCTGGTGCTCAGTGCTGTGGGGATTGACCAGCAGCTTGATGCACGCACCGGTGTGATCTTGACCAGGAAAAGGGACGCAGCAGAGGCGATGCAGGAACTCCAGTCCTTTTGTGAGGAAAATAAGTATTGGCCCCCACCACCTACAGCGGTTCGTCCAGCGGTGCGGACCGGTAATCCGCCCACCCTGCTCATGTTCGGCGGGATGATTATCTTTCACTGGCTGACCGGGCCCTGGGTGAAAGATAACCCTTGGTTTGAGGCCGGTGCAGTACAGAGCCCTGCTATCCTGGAACTGGGCGAGTGGTGGCGCCTGACCACAGCCCTAACCCTGCATGCGGACCAGGTGCATCTTGTGGGCAATTGTGTCATCGGTGGAGTTATCGTCCACTTGCTTTGCAAGGCTGTCGGTTATGGTATGGGCTGGTTTGTTCTCTTGCTGGCTGCCATGACCGGGAATTTTTTCAATATCGTCTTCCGCGATATGCCCCATTATTCTGTGGGCTTTTCCACAGCCGTCTTTGCTGCGGTAGGCATCCTGTGCGGGCGCCAGTTAAATAACTCCGCCTCCACGATGATCCGGCAGTTGGTCCTCCCTCTTGGGGCTGGGGTGGGCTTATTGGCGATGCTGGGCTCTGAAGGAGAGCGAACCGATCTCGGTGCCCATCTCTTTGGCCTGGCCAGTGGTTTGCTCTATGGCCTGTTCCTGCAAAGAACCGATCTTGATTTGCTCGGCAGCAGACGAGGACTGCAATTGGGCCTTTTTCTTCTCGCACTTCTCCTTGTCGTCTTCAGTTGGTTACTGGCAAGCGGTGGAGAATACCCGATCTTTCCCCTTGACCCCCTGTCTGGAATCCGGCAATAA
- the hflK gene encoding FtsH protease activity modulator HflK, whose product MNDQSPWGKKKKPGTPEDFLAVLIQKIRDAFNEEKQEGPSSQKGGDPEPVNFLAGIGKVILVIFAVVCFQVIYSSFYTIESGEQGVVLRFGQYHRTTEPGLHFKMPYIEHMERVDVKTVRKEEFGFRTKAPGQNSTFSKEGFDRESLMLTGDKNVIDVAWIVQYTVSDPVRFLFKVRQVKQAVRDNSETVIRRIVGNMDFDYVLGNRSVLAEMAKQELQKDLDKLESGVHVGTLQLLDITPTDAVKPAFNEVNEADQDMKRLVNEAEETYNKVIPKARGSAKQIIEEAHGYAVQRVNDAKGETVRFNAIVAEYLKAEEVTRRRMYLETMQEILPHAKQIYVMDGKEQAVLPFMNLTDNGQTRTSSEQLRSPLNTSRMQ is encoded by the coding sequence ATGAATGATCAATCCCCCTGGGGGAAAAAGAAAAAACCAGGAACACCAGAAGATTTCCTGGCCGTCCTGATCCAGAAGATCAGGGATGCATTTAATGAAGAGAAGCAGGAAGGTCCATCTTCCCAGAAGGGGGGAGACCCGGAACCAGTTAATTTTCTTGCTGGAATTGGCAAGGTCATCCTGGTCATCTTCGCGGTGGTCTGCTTTCAGGTTATTTACTCTTCCTTTTACACCATTGAATCCGGTGAACAAGGTGTGGTTCTCCGTTTTGGCCAGTATCATCGGACCACGGAGCCGGGGCTTCATTTTAAAATGCCCTATATTGAACACATGGAAAGGGTGGATGTAAAGACCGTACGAAAAGAGGAGTTCGGTTTTCGAACCAAAGCACCGGGCCAGAACTCCACCTTCAGTAAAGAGGGATTTGATCGGGAATCACTGATGCTCACTGGCGATAAGAACGTCATTGATGTGGCCTGGATTGTTCAATACACAGTAAGCGATCCGGTTCGTTTTCTTTTTAAGGTACGTCAGGTCAAACAGGCGGTGCGTGATAATTCGGAAACGGTGATTCGCCGTATTGTCGGCAATATGGATTTTGACTACGTACTGGGAAATCGTTCTGTTCTTGCTGAAATGGCCAAGCAGGAATTGCAGAAGGACCTGGATAAGCTGGAGAGTGGAGTCCATGTGGGAACGCTTCAGCTCCTGGATATCACTCCGACAGATGCTGTTAAACCTGCCTTTAACGAGGTTAATGAGGCAGACCAGGATATGAAACGTCTGGTCAACGAGGCAGAAGAAACCTACAACAAGGTTATTCCCAAGGCCCGAGGCTCGGCAAAGCAGATCATCGAAGAGGCACACGGGTATGCTGTGCAGCGCGTGAACGATGCAAAGGGTGAGACGGTCCGTTTTAACGCCATTGTTGCGGAGTACCTGAAGGCGGAAGAGGTCACCAGGAGACGCATGTATCTTGAAACCATGCAGGAAATTCTGCCTCATGCCAAGCAGATTTATGTGATGGATGGTAAGGAACAGGCCGTGCTTCCCTTTATGAATCTGACGGATAACGGGCAGACCCGTACGTCATCAGAACAGTTACGATCTCCTCTTAATACCAGTAGGATGCAATAG